A single genomic interval of Microbulbifer variabilis harbors:
- a CDS encoding YbhB/YbcL family Raf kinase inhibitor-like protein, with the protein MNLGFGRFIYCKLSSGLVASALFLAAMAAQAGQLTLTSSSLKPGGKMPLAHVYSGCGGENLSPELSWSGAPEGTKSYAVMVYDPDAPTGSGWWHWVMFNIPAEVTSLPEGAGDLKNGLVPEAVQGRNDYGNPGYGGACPPKGHGDHRYRFRVYALKVDSLPLDENSSPAKVGFNVNANKLAEAELEVLWGH; encoded by the coding sequence ATGAATTTAGGATTTGGCCGCTTTATTTACTGCAAACTCAGTTCGGGCCTGGTGGCATCGGCCCTTTTCCTGGCGGCAATGGCTGCACAAGCTGGGCAGCTGACGCTCACTTCCAGCTCATTAAAACCCGGTGGCAAAATGCCTCTGGCCCATGTGTACAGTGGATGTGGCGGAGAAAACCTCTCCCCCGAACTGAGCTGGAGCGGCGCCCCTGAAGGAACTAAAAGCTATGCGGTAATGGTTTACGACCCCGATGCGCCAACTGGCAGTGGCTGGTGGCACTGGGTGATGTTCAATATTCCCGCTGAGGTAACCAGTTTGCCAGAGGGCGCGGGCGATCTGAAAAATGGTTTGGTACCAGAGGCCGTTCAGGGGCGCAATGATTACGGCAACCCCGGTTATGGTGGCGCCTGTCCACCAAAGGGGCACGGCGATCATCGCTACCGTTTTCGAGTCTATGCCCTGAAAGTAGACTCGCTGCCATTGGATGAGAACTCCTCCCCCGCTAAAGTGGGTTTCAATGTAAATGCCAATAAATTGGCGGAGGCCGAGCTCGAGGTTCTGTGGGGTCACTGA
- the groL gene encoding chaperonin GroEL (60 kDa chaperone family; promotes refolding of misfolded polypeptides especially under stressful conditions; forms two stacked rings of heptamers to form a barrel-shaped 14mer; ends can be capped by GroES; misfolded proteins enter the barrel where they are refolded when GroES binds) yields MAAKDVIFGDDARQKMLKGVNILADAVKTTLGPKGRNVVLDKSFGAPTVTKDGVSVAKEIELKDKFENMGAQMVKEVASKASDTAGDGTTTATVLAQAIVTEGLKSVAAGFNPMDLKRGIDKAVTAAVNHIAGLSTPCADTKSIAQVGTISANSDESVGTIIAEAMEKVGKEGVITVEEGSGLENELDVVEGMQFDRGYLSPYFITNQENMTAELDSPFILLVDKKISNIRDLLPLLEQVAKASKPLLIIAEDVEGEALATLVVNSMRGIVKVAAVKAPGFGDRRKAMLQDIAILTGGTVISEEVGLELEGTTLEHLGTAKRVTLSKENTVIVDGAGDVKDIEARVGQIRAQIEESSSDYDKEKLQERVAKLAGGVAVIKVGAATEVEMKEKKARVEDALHATRAAVEEGVVPGGGTALVRATQAISVTGDNEDQNHGIAAALRAMEMPLRQIVANAGDEASVVVDKIKQGEGNFGYNAATGEYGDMLEMGILDPAKVTRSALQAAASIAGLMITTEAMVAEIPEDKPAAPDMSGMGGMGGMGGMM; encoded by the coding sequence ATGGCAGCTAAAGACGTAATTTTTGGTGACGACGCTCGTCAGAAAATGCTGAAAGGCGTAAACATCCTGGCAGACGCCGTTAAAACTACCCTGGGTCCTAAAGGCCGCAACGTAGTGCTGGACAAGTCCTTCGGCGCACCTACCGTAACCAAAGACGGTGTTTCCGTAGCAAAAGAAATCGAACTGAAAGACAAGTTCGAAAACATGGGCGCGCAGATGGTGAAGGAAGTTGCTTCCAAAGCTTCTGACACTGCAGGTGACGGCACCACCACCGCTACCGTTCTGGCCCAGGCTATCGTAACCGAAGGCCTGAAATCCGTAGCCGCTGGCTTTAACCCGATGGATCTGAAACGCGGTATCGACAAAGCGGTAACCGCAGCGGTCAACCACATCGCTGGTCTGTCCACTCCTTGTGCAGACACCAAGTCTATCGCTCAGGTAGGTACTATCTCCGCTAACAGCGACGAGAGCGTTGGTACCATCATCGCCGAAGCCATGGAAAAAGTGGGCAAAGAAGGCGTTATCACTGTTGAAGAAGGTTCTGGCCTGGAAAACGAGCTGGACGTAGTAGAAGGTATGCAGTTCGACCGCGGCTACCTGTCTCCTTACTTCATCACCAACCAAGAAAACATGACTGCTGAGCTGGATAGCCCTTTCATCCTGCTGGTAGACAAGAAAATCTCCAACATCCGCGACCTGCTGCCCCTGCTGGAGCAAGTAGCTAAGGCTTCCAAGCCGCTGCTGATCATCGCTGAAGACGTAGAAGGCGAAGCGCTGGCAACTCTGGTTGTAAACAGCATGCGCGGCATCGTTAAAGTTGCTGCTGTTAAAGCTCCTGGCTTCGGCGACCGTCGTAAAGCCATGCTGCAGGACATCGCTATCCTGACTGGCGGCACCGTAATTTCTGAAGAAGTTGGTCTGGAGCTGGAAGGTACTACTCTGGAGCACCTGGGTACTGCAAAGCGCGTAACCCTGTCCAAAGAAAACACTGTAATCGTTGATGGCGCTGGTGATGTTAAAGACATCGAAGCTCGCGTTGGCCAGATCCGTGCACAGATCGAAGAGTCCTCTTCCGACTATGACAAAGAGAAGCTGCAAGAGCGCGTAGCCAAACTGGCTGGCGGTGTTGCAGTAATCAAAGTAGGCGCCGCTACTGAAGTGGAAATGAAAGAGAAGAAAGCTCGCGTAGAAGACGCTCTGCACGCTACCCGCGCTGCAGTAGAGGAAGGTGTAGTACCTGGCGGTGGTACCGCTTTGGTTCGCGCTACTCAGGCTATCTCTGTAACTGGCGACAACGAAGACCAGAACCACGGTATCGCTGCAGCCCTGCGCGCTATGGAAATGCCTCTGCGTCAAATCGTTGCCAACGCTGGTGATGAAGCTTCTGTAGTTGTTGATAAGATCAAGCAAGGCGAAGGCAACTTCGGTTACAACGCTGCTACCGGCGAGTACGGTGACATGCTGGAAATGGGCATCCTGGACCCTGCTAAAGTAACCCGTTCTGCACTGCAAGCGGCAGCTTCTATTGCTGGTCTGATGATCACCACCGAAGCTATGGTTGCTGAGATCCCGGAAGACAAGCCGGCTGCTCCTGACATGAGCGGTATGGGTGGCATGGGCGGTATGGGCGGCATGATGTAA
- a CDS encoding threonine ammonia-lyase, producing MPSDRNDLPTSADVFCAAQTIADSVHRTPLIRSQLLDQVGGANLWFKCEHLQKVGAFKARGATNALANLPAGAEVVATHSSGNHGAALAWAAAELGLPCIVVMPETAPRAKREAVQSYGAQIIICGPTQLERETALQAVVEETGAHVVPPFDDSRIIAGQGTVALEVVQQCRDQGFTPDVLLAPVGGGGLLAGIGLAMAALAPDVLVIGAEPAGADDAQRSLRGGVHVTTQQPQTIADGLRTTLGRRNYSVIRRTVRDIVTVSENGIVRAMELLWTRTKQLVEPSAAVGLAAVLEHSARFRNKNVAIVLTGGNMDLDRASSLLAGAEK from the coding sequence ATGCCCTCGGATCGTAATGACCTACCCACCAGTGCGGATGTTTTTTGTGCCGCGCAAACCATTGCTGACTCTGTCCACCGAACACCGCTAATTCGCTCCCAATTACTCGACCAAGTGGGGGGCGCTAACCTCTGGTTCAAGTGTGAACACCTACAGAAAGTAGGTGCCTTCAAAGCCCGCGGTGCCACCAATGCCCTTGCCAATCTGCCCGCTGGAGCTGAAGTGGTAGCGACTCACTCCTCGGGAAATCATGGTGCTGCTTTGGCCTGGGCTGCTGCTGAGCTGGGCCTACCCTGCATTGTGGTGATGCCCGAGACGGCGCCCAGGGCTAAGCGTGAGGCTGTACAGAGTTATGGCGCACAAATAATTATTTGTGGTCCTACTCAATTGGAGCGCGAGACCGCACTGCAAGCCGTAGTAGAGGAGACGGGAGCCCATGTGGTTCCGCCTTTTGACGATAGTCGTATTATCGCCGGGCAGGGTACCGTTGCCCTGGAAGTGGTACAGCAATGCCGCGATCAGGGTTTTACTCCGGATGTGCTCCTGGCACCCGTGGGGGGCGGAGGGCTACTCGCCGGAATTGGTTTGGCCATGGCAGCCCTGGCACCAGATGTCTTGGTAATTGGTGCGGAACCCGCTGGCGCAGATGACGCTCAGAGATCACTACGTGGTGGTGTGCATGTCACCACCCAGCAGCCGCAAACTATCGCAGATGGCCTACGCACCACACTGGGGCGCAGAAATTACTCTGTAATTCGGCGCACGGTGCGAGATATTGTGACAGTTTCAGAAAATGGTATCGTGCGGGCAATGGAGCTGTTGTGGACGCGTACCAAGCAATTGGTTGAGCCCTCTGCGGCAGTTGGCCTGGCAGCTGTGCTAGAGCACAGCGCGCGCTTTCGCAATAAGAATGTTGCGATTGTCCTCACCGGCGGCAATATGGATTTGGACCGGGCTTCGAGCTTGTTGGCCGGAGCCGAAAAATAA
- a CDS encoding FxsA family protein, with translation MRPLLLLFIVLPVLEMWVLITVGREIGALPTIGLVFLTAIVGVTLLRRQGISTLMRAQEKMRTGDIPAQEMVEGIFLAVGGALLLTPGFITDALGFACLIPGLRQLILGRLVRHITIVRPGDPRSSDPNQRGPDIIEGEFSRDERKPMDQVGHKHHKD, from the coding sequence ATGCGCCCATTACTGCTTCTATTTATAGTCCTACCTGTACTTGAAATGTGGGTTTTAATCACTGTAGGGAGAGAAATCGGCGCCTTGCCCACGATTGGATTGGTATTTTTAACCGCTATTGTTGGCGTAACCCTGTTGCGGCGGCAGGGCATATCGACCCTAATGCGGGCTCAGGAGAAGATGCGAACAGGCGATATACCTGCCCAGGAGATGGTTGAAGGAATCTTTCTTGCCGTGGGCGGGGCATTGTTGCTCACTCCCGGATTTATCACCGATGCCCTCGGATTTGCTTGCCTGATACCGGGTTTACGCCAACTGATACTGGGGAGACTGGTGCGTCATATCACCATTGTGCGGCCTGGTGACCCCCGCAGCTCGGACCCCAACCAACGCGGTCCAGATATTATCGAGGGGGAATTTTCTCGAGATGAGCGAAAACCTATGGATCAGGTAGGTCATAAGCATCATAAAGATTGA
- a CDS encoding SDR family oxidoreductase, translated as MQIAGSIVAITGAGQGLGRAMGEYLAARGARLALIDVNEEGLKQSVAACEKHGAEVRSYIINVASEEEVDKGFLQIAEDFGGLQVLINNAGIMRDGMLLKCKEGKVTDRMSLAQWQSVIDVNLTGVFLCGRAAAGIMAESGKGGVMVNISSLSRAGNMGQTNYSASKAGVAAMTVTWARELARYGVRVAAIAPGFIGTDMVAQMRPEILESLVKQVPLRRLGEQEEIASTVAFILENDYLTGRVLDIDGGARI; from the coding sequence ATGCAGATTGCCGGCAGCATAGTGGCGATTACTGGCGCAGGCCAGGGTTTGGGGCGAGCAATGGGGGAATACCTGGCTGCACGCGGAGCACGGCTGGCATTGATTGATGTCAATGAGGAAGGCCTCAAGCAGAGCGTTGCCGCTTGTGAAAAGCATGGCGCCGAGGTTCGTAGCTATATTATCAATGTAGCCAGTGAAGAAGAGGTAGATAAGGGCTTTCTGCAAATTGCCGAAGATTTTGGTGGCCTGCAGGTGCTGATCAATAATGCCGGAATTATGCGCGATGGCATGTTGTTGAAATGCAAAGAGGGCAAAGTTACCGATCGTATGTCTCTGGCCCAGTGGCAGTCTGTTATTGATGTGAATCTGACAGGTGTCTTTCTTTGTGGCCGAGCGGCAGCGGGCATTATGGCGGAGAGTGGCAAGGGCGGGGTGATGGTTAATATCTCCAGCCTTTCCCGAGCAGGTAATATGGGGCAGACCAACTACTCTGCCAGCAAGGCGGGCGTTGCCGCTATGACCGTAACCTGGGCCCGTGAACTGGCTCGCTACGGTGTGCGGGTAGCTGCAATTGCTCCAGGTTTTATTGGCACTGATATGGTTGCGCAGATGCGCCCGGAAATCCTGGAAAGTCTGGTTAAGCAAGTGCCATTGAGACGCCTGGGTGAGCAAGAGGAAATTGCCTCAACCGTGGCGTTTATTCTGGAGAATGATTATCTAACTGGTCGAGTTTTGGATATCGATGGTGGTGCACGTATTTAA
- the cfa gene encoding cyclopropane fatty acyl phospholipid synthase, with translation MASEQQDTIEVPAIGRSRHLVDEILAEADIQVNGDRPWDIQVHREEALDEIVARHSMGLGETYMRGDWDVQALDQFVYKILEADLGRHAKTWRYAWRYLRSFLINLQSRRRAFEVGEHHYDLGNEFYTGMLDNRLTYSCGYWKDAQTLDEAQEAKLDLICRKLQLEPGMRLLDIGCGWGSLIGYAAQKYQVECVGVTISREQRAYVSERYANLPITVSLQDYRMLDEPFDRIASVGMFEHVGRKNHRAFMEVAKRCLKKDGTLLLHTIGKARPANTDPWIEKYIFPNGEIPAATQITKAAQDLLTLEDLHNFGPDYDKTLMAWHKNFEENWPRFADRYGRRFYRMWRYYLLFCAATFRVRRVQLWQWMLSKNRVGGVERIC, from the coding sequence ATGGCAAGCGAGCAGCAGGACACCATAGAAGTGCCGGCCATTGGCCGCAGTCGCCACTTGGTAGACGAAATATTAGCCGAGGCCGACATCCAGGTGAATGGTGATAGGCCCTGGGATATACAAGTCCACCGCGAGGAGGCCCTAGACGAGATTGTCGCTCGTCACAGTATGGGGCTCGGTGAGACTTATATGCGCGGAGATTGGGATGTCCAAGCGCTGGACCAATTTGTGTACAAAATTCTGGAAGCCGACCTTGGCCGCCATGCCAAGACCTGGCGCTATGCTTGGCGCTACCTGCGCAGTTTCTTAATCAACCTGCAAAGCCGTCGTCGCGCCTTCGAGGTTGGTGAGCACCATTACGATCTCGGAAACGAGTTTTATACAGGTATGCTCGATAACCGCCTTACCTATAGTTGCGGTTATTGGAAGGATGCTCAAACCCTGGACGAAGCTCAAGAAGCCAAGCTCGACCTTATCTGCCGTAAGCTGCAACTAGAACCTGGGATGCGTCTATTGGATATCGGTTGTGGCTGGGGGAGCCTGATCGGCTATGCCGCCCAGAAATACCAGGTAGAGTGTGTCGGAGTAACGATCTCCCGCGAACAAAGAGCCTATGTTTCCGAACGCTATGCCAACCTACCGATTACCGTCTCCCTACAGGATTACCGAATGCTTGATGAGCCTTTCGACCGTATTGCCAGTGTCGGAATGTTTGAACATGTTGGGCGTAAAAATCATCGAGCTTTTATGGAAGTGGCTAAACGCTGCCTAAAGAAAGATGGAACTTTACTGCTCCATACTATCGGTAAAGCAAGACCGGCCAATACCGATCCATGGATTGAAAAATACATTTTCCCCAATGGAGAAATTCCGGCTGCAACGCAGATAACCAAGGCAGCCCAGGACCTTCTCACACTTGAAGATCTGCATAACTTTGGGCCTGACTACGATAAAACCCTGATGGCATGGCATAAAAATTTCGAGGAAAATTGGCCGCGCTTTGCCGATCGTTACGGCAGACGCTTTTATCGTATGTGGCGCTATTACCTGTTGTTCTGCGCCGCTACATTTAGAGTTCGCAGAGTACAGCTCTGGCAATGGATGCTCTCAAAAAATAGGGTTGGCGGTGTGGAGAGAATTTGCTAG
- a CDS encoding AmpG family muropeptide MFS transporter yields MSHETVREAVFNRRMLICIGTGFSSGMPLFVLIQLVPAWLRTEGVDLATIGIFSLLGLPYTWKFIWAPLMERYAFPILGRRRGWMLVMQLLLILFIGALGMFNPQFNIWTIAALCFGVAFFSASQDIVLDAFRREILPDWELGLGNSFHANAYRISGLVPGSLSLILSDHLAWGQVFWVTAAFMLIAVFMTLMVAEPQHPAERPRSLREAIVLPFVEFFGRNGVKHAILVLAFMFLYKLGDSMATALATPYYLDMGYSNTDIGIVAKNAGLWPAVIGGFLGGLLIVRIGINKCLWIFGVIQLVSIFGFMILAQANEGLVGTPGFKPSLWLLAVVIAFEYLGVGLGTAVFIAFIARTTSKLHTATQLALFTALTSLPRTFANASTGYLVESMGWTNFFLLCAALAVPGMLLLFVVAPWRGEGEEA; encoded by the coding sequence ATGTCCCACGAAACAGTCAGGGAAGCGGTATTTAACCGGAGAATGCTGATCTGTATCGGCACCGGCTTTTCCTCGGGGATGCCGCTGTTTGTGCTGATTCAGCTGGTACCTGCCTGGCTGAGAACTGAAGGGGTGGACCTGGCGACGATAGGCATCTTCTCCCTGTTGGGATTGCCCTATACCTGGAAGTTTATCTGGGCGCCGCTTATGGAGCGCTACGCGTTTCCAATACTGGGGCGCCGCCGAGGGTGGATGTTGGTGATGCAGCTGCTGCTGATCCTTTTTATTGGCGCATTGGGTATGTTCAATCCTCAGTTTAATATTTGGACGATCGCGGCCCTGTGTTTTGGCGTAGCCTTCTTTAGTGCAAGCCAGGATATTGTCCTGGATGCTTTTCGCCGGGAAATTCTACCGGACTGGGAGTTGGGGCTCGGTAACTCTTTTCATGCTAACGCATACCGGATTTCCGGTTTGGTGCCGGGCTCTCTCAGCTTGATTCTCTCTGATCATCTGGCCTGGGGACAGGTCTTCTGGGTGACGGCAGCTTTTATGCTGATCGCAGTTTTTATGACCTTGATGGTTGCTGAGCCGCAACACCCGGCGGAGCGGCCTAGGTCCTTGCGCGAAGCAATTGTCCTGCCTTTTGTGGAATTCTTCGGTCGTAACGGTGTTAAGCATGCCATTTTAGTATTGGCATTTATGTTTCTTTACAAGCTGGGCGACAGTATGGCAACAGCCCTGGCGACACCCTATTACCTGGATATGGGCTATTCCAATACAGATATTGGTATTGTTGCTAAAAATGCTGGACTTTGGCCGGCGGTAATTGGCGGCTTTCTAGGCGGCCTGTTAATCGTACGTATCGGTATTAATAAGTGCCTGTGGATTTTTGGGGTTATTCAGCTTGTTTCGATCTTCGGCTTTATGATTCTGGCCCAAGCCAATGAGGGCTTGGTTGGCACCCCTGGCTTTAAGCCCAGCCTCTGGTTACTGGCAGTGGTGATTGCTTTTGAATACTTAGGGGTGGGGCTCGGGACAGCGGTGTTTATTGCCTTTATTGCTCGAACAACCAGTAAATTACACACTGCGACACAACTGGCACTTTTTACGGCATTGACCTCCCTGCCCAGAACTTTTGCCAATGCCTCCACGGGGTACTTGGTAGAGTCTATGGGATGGACCAACTTCTTCCTGTTGTGCGCAGCGCTTGCGGTGCCGGGGATGCTGTTACTCTTTGTCGTAGCCCCCTGGCGAGGCGAGGGCGAAGAGGCTTAA
- a CDS encoding AmpG family muropeptide MFS transporter — protein MSQQQLTWGQALGAYLKPRVLTMFFLGFSAGLPLLLVFSTLTAWLRDFGVSRTAIGFFAWVGITFSIKVLWAPIIDQLRLPFFTDKLGKRRGWMLVSQVGIAIGLVGMASVNPQQSLMEVALLALWVAFCSASQDVAIDAYRIEAMDEDYQGAMAANYVFGYRVAMLIAGAGALFIADAFSWSGAYLMMAALMGVGVITCLVVSEPDHSKVNKEADKLQSEWEERLLGKGEHGRLKQWFIRAVVCPFVEFFQRNGRFALVLLVFIGIFRLSDIAMGIMANPFYLDLGFTKTEIAEISKLFGFFCTIIGSFLGGVLVVRYGVLRPLILGAVMVACTNLLFAQLALIGPDKAWLALVISADNISGGMANAVLVAYLSSLANKAYTATQYALFSSLMTLPGKFISGFSGIVVDAQGYAQFFIYAALMGLPAIFLSIYFWRRERRGWSEEQPQPG, from the coding sequence ATGTCGCAGCAGCAACTGACATGGGGGCAAGCCCTCGGTGCTTACCTTAAGCCTCGTGTACTCACCATGTTTTTTCTTGGCTTTTCTGCCGGCCTTCCGCTCTTATTGGTCTTCTCTACCCTGACCGCCTGGCTGAGAGATTTTGGTGTAAGCCGCACAGCTATTGGTTTCTTCGCTTGGGTGGGAATTACCTTTTCGATAAAAGTGCTTTGGGCCCCAATTATTGACCAACTACGATTGCCTTTTTTCACTGATAAGTTGGGTAAACGCCGCGGTTGGATGTTGGTATCTCAAGTGGGGATTGCTATCGGGCTAGTGGGTATGGCCAGCGTTAACCCGCAGCAATCACTGATGGAAGTAGCCCTGCTCGCTTTATGGGTTGCCTTCTGTTCGGCTTCGCAGGATGTGGCAATTGACGCATACCGAATAGAGGCCATGGATGAAGATTACCAGGGTGCTATGGCGGCTAACTACGTATTCGGTTACCGAGTAGCAATGCTGATTGCCGGAGCCGGGGCGTTATTTATTGCGGATGCTTTCAGCTGGTCAGGTGCTTATCTTATGATGGCAGCCCTCATGGGGGTGGGGGTGATTACATGCTTGGTTGTCTCCGAGCCTGATCACAGCAAGGTGAACAAAGAGGCAGATAAGCTGCAAAGTGAGTGGGAAGAACGCCTGTTGGGGAAGGGGGAGCACGGCCGCCTGAAACAGTGGTTTATTCGAGCTGTAGTGTGCCCTTTTGTTGAATTCTTTCAGCGCAATGGTCGCTTTGCCCTCGTTTTATTGGTTTTTATCGGCATTTTCCGTCTCAGCGATATTGCGATGGGGATAATGGCGAATCCGTTTTATCTGGATTTGGGTTTCACCAAGACTGAAATCGCGGAAATCAGTAAACTATTTGGGTTTTTCTGTACCATTATCGGTTCTTTTCTCGGCGGGGTTTTAGTTGTTCGCTATGGTGTGCTGCGCCCATTAATACTCGGTGCAGTGATGGTGGCGTGTACCAATCTCTTGTTTGCTCAGCTTGCACTGATAGGACCGGACAAGGCGTGGCTCGCGCTGGTGATTAGTGCCGACAATATCAGTGGTGGTATGGCTAATGCTGTGCTCGTTGCTTACCTTTCCAGCCTGGCCAATAAGGCCTATACAGCTACCCAATATGCACTGTTCAGTTCACTCATGACGCTGCCGGGTAAATTTATCAGTGGCTTCTCCGGTATCGTGGTGGATGCTCAGGGCTACGCCCAGTTCTTTATTTATGCGGCACTAATGGGGCTGCCGGCCATATTCCTTTCTATCTATTTTTGGCGGCGGGAGAGACGCGGCTGGAGTGAAGAACAGCCCCAGCCGGGTTAA
- a CDS encoding MGMT family protein, which translates to MSKEQASDTLARICRVLASIPCGHVVTYGDLAEMAGFPRAARLAGQQLRKLPKDTALPWHRVINAQGRISLPEPGASRQRERLESEGVSFLKGRVDMAKYRWKP; encoded by the coding sequence GTGAGCAAAGAACAAGCCAGCGATACACTTGCCAGAATATGCCGCGTTCTGGCCTCAATCCCATGTGGCCATGTAGTCACCTATGGGGATCTGGCGGAAATGGCCGGCTTCCCCAGAGCTGCACGACTCGCGGGCCAACAACTGAGGAAGTTACCCAAAGACACTGCTCTTCCTTGGCACAGGGTGATTAATGCCCAGGGCCGTATCTCGCTGCCAGAGCCCGGAGCCTCTCGCCAGCGGGAACGGCTGGAAAGTGAAGGGGTTAGTTTTCTTAAGGGACGGGTAGATATGGCGAAATATCGCTGGAAGCCCTAA
- a CDS encoding co-chaperone GroES, whose translation MKIRPLHDRVVVRRKEEEAMSAGGIVLPGAAKEKPNQGEVVAVGEGKQLDNGDVRALSVKVGDTVVFGRYADSNTLKVDGEELIIMSEGDIYGVLEG comes from the coding sequence ATGAAAATTCGTCCTTTACACGACCGCGTCGTAGTACGCCGTAAGGAAGAAGAAGCGATGTCAGCTGGCGGTATCGTGCTGCCAGGTGCTGCCAAAGAAAAGCCGAACCAAGGTGAAGTGGTAGCCGTGGGTGAGGGCAAGCAGCTGGACAATGGCGATGTTCGCGCACTGTCTGTGAAGGTGGGTGACACTGTTGTTTTCGGTCGCTATGCCGACAGCAATACCCTCAAGGTGGACGGCGAAGAGCTGATCATCATGAGCGAAGGTGACATCTACGGCGTGTTGGAAGGCTAA
- a CDS encoding DUF481 domain-containing protein → MPLHAGVLTLENGDRIQGELVLVDSEQVIWKSETFGQVKVDKSKVVSMDVDTDLKIAGRDEPCTLAGHRQEQWEVYCAEGDGWLIDFPGVERAEPYPHFVSNPLTFKGNVSAGGVFESGNRERKDLDTKLNLDVRHGDFHHLIGALYQNQDSEDDGALEKYQLTYDLRWIFAEKWFAEANTEWEHEEARNLDLGTTMGLGLGYLFYNTDKTAFSLAGGVSSLQEDFIDTELSEDQDDQYVAGRLKLDYDYKFSFGPEIYFKQEILQSFDRSDDYQTNAELGVRTPLVEGILMEIGYQWQYDNTPSLESEKEDTKVTVGVGYEW, encoded by the coding sequence TTGCCACTCCATGCTGGTGTGCTCACCCTTGAGAATGGTGACCGTATTCAGGGAGAGTTGGTGCTGGTTGATAGCGAACAGGTAATTTGGAAGTCAGAAACTTTTGGCCAGGTCAAAGTCGATAAGTCCAAAGTCGTCTCTATGGACGTTGATACCGACTTGAAGATTGCCGGGCGCGATGAGCCCTGTACCCTGGCGGGGCACCGGCAGGAGCAGTGGGAAGTCTATTGCGCAGAGGGAGATGGTTGGTTAATTGATTTCCCTGGAGTCGAGCGGGCAGAGCCGTATCCGCACTTTGTCAGTAACCCACTGACTTTCAAAGGCAACGTGAGTGCTGGGGGTGTCTTTGAATCTGGTAACCGTGAGCGAAAAGACCTGGATACCAAACTCAATTTGGATGTACGTCATGGGGATTTTCATCATCTGATAGGAGCTCTCTACCAGAACCAAGATAGTGAAGATGATGGTGCCCTGGAAAAATACCAGCTGACCTATGACTTGCGCTGGATCTTCGCAGAAAAGTGGTTTGCCGAGGCTAACACTGAGTGGGAGCATGAAGAGGCGCGCAACTTGGATTTGGGGACCACTATGGGTCTCGGTCTCGGTTACCTATTTTACAATACAGATAAAACAGCATTTTCACTGGCAGGTGGTGTCAGTAGTCTTCAGGAAGATTTTATCGATACCGAGTTGAGTGAAGACCAGGATGACCAATATGTGGCAGGCCGGCTTAAATTAGATTATGACTATAAATTTTCTTTTGGCCCGGAAATTTACTTCAAACAGGAAATCTTACAGTCTTTTGACCGCAGTGATGATTATCAGACAAATGCCGAATTGGGTGTACGCACACCATTGGTTGAAGGCATATTGATGGAAATCGGCTACCAGTGGCAGTACGACAACACACCATCACTCGAGAGTGAAAAAGAGGATACCAAGGTAACCGTGGGTGTCGGTTATGAATGGTAG